One Danaus plexippus chromosome 3 unlocalized genomic scaffold, MEX_DaPlex mxdp_25, whole genome shotgun sequence genomic window, cttatccCGGTAAACTTCTTTCTCATATGTTTCTCTTAACTTCAACTACATCAACGAAACACAGCGTCCGGCGTTAATCCTAAACTTGCAAATGATCTTTAAAgatagtttatatttcatttccgAGTCATAGTCTGTACTGTAAAGAAAGAATCGTGGCCCTTCTTTTCACGCACTTACAAGAAGAGATCCTGATGATATCCTCAGGTGTCCCCAAATATACAATTTGAGAAGTATAAAAAGTTGAGTGCATAGGCCAGGCCAGaagtaatagtaattatagAAGTTCATCCGTGGCGATTgccattttattgatttattatttttgatacttCGATTCTCCTGCGTAGAATCAGATCCACATGTTActacaaaatgtatttgcaggaaaaaaatcacatatattttcGAAAAGTATTGTACTAAATACTTACTGATACTAGCTttgtaattgttaatattgtacagaaattatgaaattaatacgtattattaaaaataagaaatatgttaCTTGTAATGAATATAGAAAGATTGAagtaattatatgtatgtgtttatatttaatctcattgattctaaaaatattctcatttagTAATCACTgtgttattgataaaataataacactttTGCTTTATTCGTTCATTTATAGAAAGGAAATTGAATAGGAGTTAAATAGTCTTGGGAAATAgggtttaaataaacaaaaaaaaataaatagtgccaaaacattttaatcttTGTCAAATCTCcaaagacaaaataatttataaaaataacttattttctcGGAAAGTTTTTGATACCTCAAAGAAACGTGACTATTTGTCTTTTAATTGCTCCAGAAATACTCGAGAATGGTTTTAACAACACCCCCAAGAATTCTGTCGATGTCatcctataaaatatacaaagaattaaatatatcttttgtttGTCTGCTTATcaacttatattttgtaagttacTTGCCTTGTTGTTCTCGAGGAAGGCAGGGATTCTCACGTTGAAGAGATTGTTCACGTATTCAGTACGGTCAACTCCTTGAGCCATAGCTTTTAAGTCGGCCTGAAGATAAATGCAATAGTTACAAACAGCGCTACTTAACAATATTTGCAGCAAACATGACTGTTGTATTTTACTATACAGGGGCAATGATCGTTATAccaattatatcaattttattattagtcgTGTCATCAATCTGAACTGAacgtcaattaaaatttaaaaatattcctaatAAATGAACTCATACCTCAATGCCTTTCAGGCTCGAGTCTAATGAAATACTGCGTATGTAGAGCTGTCCGATGATATTGACATCAACGTAGACAACACCTTGGATGCGCAATTCGTTGATGGACAGACTGAAAGGCATTTAACCGATTTATCCTAGCGTCtcagaataaaaatgttaaggattgtgttttttaatattaaagcaataaatattcaaatttctcAAACCTGCCACTCAATTCTCCTTTAACTGCATTTCCAGCTATAATACCTTGGAAGTTGCTGttacctaaaataaaaaaatcattgataaaagaaatgaaattaagtgtttttacaacaaatttaacaaataaaaaacaaaatgaagagGATGTAGAAATACGTACCAATCGAAACTTTCATTTCAGGAATAGATACATCAATGCGCAATCTGTTGAAGATGTAGCTGTATTCTAGGTGGTTTATGCGGATGTCACTCAAACCAGAGAAATGTAGCTTTTCAATGACCCCTATTAGTCTTATGTCTCTGTTGATACATTCACAgtgtacattaattttatttagttaatatatacaCACTACTACCTAATATATACTACCTGCGAGTTCagtcatatacatatttacgtatttacattaataaaaacacaatttttaatataaaagtaccctttttacgttttttaaaCTACCAGTAAAAGTTCCGTTCAAAGTGACTTTAGCTGTAGCGGAAATTTTGAACAAAGAtagacatacaaaaaaaaaaaaaaattatcatgcGTGCATCCATGcgcaattaataaaaagtggtttttttacaaaaagatttattatttatttattacaaaaagacaaattttttttagtaagtgtaatatataaagatgatacatttgagatttttaaaattgtaatcaaaACTATTCCTATTACTTACAGAAAAGGTGGGTCAAGAGAGAATTCTCTCTTTTCTACGTTCAATGGATCGACACCGGCACtttgaattcttttaataattctctcAATCATGTTTCGAACTCTATCTTCTGCAGGATTTCTTTGGCTCGGCTCATCGTCTGCCGGTGATTTAAGTCAGTATTAGCAAGGtagttgatataaattattaatcttattatacattaaacataacataattacCAAAATAGCTGTTCTCTAATGAGGGAAAGGCATAAGTGCCCGCTACGAGCAAGACAAGGGCGAAGAGTTGAAGTTTCATGTTGACTGCCAGTTGTGCTatggaatataaaacaaaattattgtgagtAAAAACAggacaaaaatgttatatgacaaatgttttttgttttcctttttttgtgttaaattaGAATTTCGATGaccaaatgtattttttgtttatctcaCCTGTTTGTATCTGCAATAATAACATTACTCTCGTCttctactgtatttatattattttttacgtaatCTTATTGATACCATGGCAtacaaaaatagaaattttaattcataaatccaATTATCTTCGAAATTATCAACTAATACTCTTTACGTAAATcactatcttttttttatcatcctAAAGACCTCCTGTAGTGACATTGGAAAGTTTGTATGATTTATTTGGTTctagaacattaaaaaaaaattccaagtATATATAACCACGCTAATGATGACTATATTTGAAAACCGTTAAAGTATCTTTAAACGAACGAAAGACAAATatcttatacttttatttatttattatcttacatACTTTGGAGGGCAGTCATGATCATCACTACATTTAAcaactttttgaaaaaaaaaatcccaagcgcttaatacataaaattatcatttaatatggCTAGTACGTATGCATAGAGGTTTTCGAGTTAGACTTGATACTGCAACCTGGTTTACACTAaccattaaatgtttaatggtaaaacatttaatttttagtgtGCAAAGCCTCGTTTTATTTTCTCCTATATTTGCTATAATTCAAGCTCACAAATGTGGACCTTCCTATCCTCATTAGGTTTGGTAATCTTTTCAATACTAAATCTTCcctaaattttaagttaaattaattcaataaacataACTCCATTTCTCCAGCGTTCGTGacctcattttattaaaagtattctttAATGTAACTGGCAACCGCCTCTCCACCTAATTGTAACCCTTTTTATTTCCCATATTAACGGAAGAAAATATCGAGAAATGTCTTTTATCCGTTTCTTCTAAAGTTATAGGATTTGATAAAATCAGTGTTGACACGCTTGTACCATTGCTGAGAATTACCTTACCTATAATaactcatatttaaaattttatttaatttaagtaacattttttacagCCTGGAATTTGGTTTAACTAAACTGCCTATCTGCACTTTACCATCTCTCTTTAGGCCTATCTCTATTCTCCctataattttcaaagttcttgataaaattattcactaCAAACTTTCTGGCTACCTCTATATCCATAATCTCCTTAGATCGTTTCAATCCGGTTTTTCTGAATATGGGTAATAAGAAACTAACCGTATCAGTTCTCCTAGACTTTCGTAATTCATCTAACTCGGCTCTCGACATCTCCAActgttattaaatagtttcaatTTTACCACTTCAATCTTCGATAGAGGGTGATATCCGAGGTGAGCTCATCTGTTTGTATGGAGGCAGCTGCTGTAGTATACCACAAGGATTCTGTCTCCTTTACTCTTttctatattcataaataatatctccaaaaatatttgtactgcCTACCATTTCCAGGCAGATGTTTTGCAACTCCACAGCCATGCCCCTCCATCCACATTTAAGGTCGCTATCGAGGCTATTGATGAAAAGCtgaattctatatataaatgggCAAATGATTTCGGTCTGCTAGCTAACCCAAATAATTCTCAAGCAATTATTATTGGAAGTAGGCGAAAGtacagtaaaatttattttgaaacctTACTCTGTATAGTTTACGACGAccttaagtaaatataagaattcaTATTACGCTACATTCACTTAAATGTCTGCAAAACTTCCTTCcctttaaaactaaaattattattgtctaAACTCATCTTGTTTCCTAACTCGATTACGGTGATGTTTTGCTACTTAAATGCTCTGATGCGCTGCTCGATAAATTAGATGGGCCTAAGAATTTATTCATCCGCTTCATTTTCGGCTTGCGTAAATACTACTACATTTCTGAAGTTTGCAGTAAGTTAAAGTAGCTACCCATCCACTTCTTTCGGAATATGAATATTCTAAAGCTAATGtacaatgtatttaaacatTCCTCTCCTCCGTACCTAGTTTTGTGTCTAAAATTTTCCTCCCCTAGAATCCTTCCTTATCGCTCCTGTGCAGCACAAAATCCTTTTGATCTCCCCTCCTataatacaacattttttCGTAAATCCTTTTCTTTCCAGGGTACGCATCTTTGCAACTCACTCTCACCTTCTGTTTAGAAATAATGatggttaatattttttatactatttcgTAGTAAatcgatattatatatatgtgtatattgatatatatgtgtatatttataaatatatgtttattttatttatatattggagcaaatatcttttatttacgtCATTAACAATTATGGatggttaaaattatcaaGTGTCACCTACATTACTACTTACGCAGCCACATGTGCAAGTGCAGTCACTACAATGAGTGttggttggtataaatagaggcgagaatacagattaaaaacttTCTCGTTCGAGCCGCAGCA contains:
- the LOC116767063 gene encoding uncharacterized protein LOC116767063 produces the protein MKLQLFALVLLVAGTYAFPSLENSYFDDEPSQRNPAEDRVRNMIERIIKRIQSAGVDPLNVEKREFSLDPPFLDIRLIGVIEKLHFSGLSDIRINHLEYSYIFNRLRIDVSIPEMKVSIGNSNFQGIIAGNAVKGELSGSLSINELRIQGVVYVDVNIIGQLYIRSISLDSSLKGIEADLKAMAQGVDRTEYVNNLFNVRIPAFLENNKDDIDRILGGVVKTILEYFWSN